In Pantoea agglomerans, the genomic stretch CGCTGCTGGAAGATCAGGAGGATGTCGGCACGCACGGCGTGGTGATGATGGTGCGCCTGCCCGATCTCGATATGCTCAATGAGACGCTGGGGCCAGCGCTGGTGGATGAGTATCTCTACGATCTGGTCAATATGCTCTCTACCTTTGTGCTGCGCTATCCCGGCGCGCTGCTGGCCCGCTACTTTCGCAGCGACTTTGCGGTGCTGCTGCCGCACCGCAGCCTGAAAGAGGCTAACAGCATCGCGGATCAGCTGATTAACGCGGTCGACTCGCTGCCGCCGATGCGCATGGTGAACCGCGACGATCTGATTCATATCGGCATCAGCGCCTGGCATAGCGGGCAGAGCGTGGCGCAGGTTATGGACAACGTTGAGATGGCGACGCGGCGGGCGACGCTGCTGGGCGGCAACAACTGGTCTAACGGCGAAGGCAATCCGCTCGACGCCGGACGCGGCAGCGTGCGCTGGCGTACGCTGCTGGAAAACACCCTGAGCCGCGGCGGGCCGCGCCTCTACCAGAAACCGGCGGTGCTGCTGGACGGCAGCGTGCATCACCGCGAGCTGCTGATGCGTATCTTTGACGGCGATAAAGAGGTGCTGGCAGCGGAGTTTATGCCGCTGGTGCTGCAGTTCGGCATGGCGGACAGCTGGGATCGCCAGCTGATCACGCGTATTGCCGCCCTTTCTGACGTCTGGCCCGATGAAACCCTGGCGCTGCCGATCAATATCGACTCGCTGCTGCAGCGCCCCTTCGTCAACTGGCTGCAGAATATGCTGCTGCAGTGCACTAAGTCGCAAAGAAAACGATTTTTATTTGAACTTGCTGAGGCAGATGTTTGTCAACACATCAACCGCTTAGCGCCGGTGTTCCGCGCGCTGCAGGCGTTTGGCTGCCGTATCGCCGTCGATCAGGCAGGGTTAACCGTGGTGAGTAGCGCCTATATCCGGCAATTCCCCATCGATTTAATCAAGCTCGATCCCGGCCTGGTGCGCAATATCGACCGGCGTACCGAAAATCAGCTGTTTGTGCAGAGCCTGCTGGAGGTGTGCAAATCCGCCCAGACGCAGGTGTT encodes the following:
- the csrD gene encoding RNase E specificity factor CsrD, which translates into the protein MRLTTKLSAFITFLSLLAMFLMLVGCAFSVYWLTHQRVEGRVQTLATEVDQALLKQPAENLRNWLPHTMTVMNTERIELRNGDRIRFRLSRHENPMLEDETNRFIQFDVPLLHQPGLTMRVVVLDPAKTWFQSFTGVYTLAAILFVVLVMSLLLFMMHCWLHRQWRGMERLEKRAEAILAGERSPLRKGDIDEWPPRASRAIDVLLSDLQEAGEQRLRIDTLIRAFAAQDSRTGLNNRLFFDNQLATLLEDQEDVGTHGVVMMVRLPDLDMLNETLGPALVDEYLYDLVNMLSTFVLRYPGALLARYFRSDFAVLLPHRSLKEANSIADQLINAVDSLPPMRMVNRDDLIHIGISAWHSGQSVAQVMDNVEMATRRATLLGGNNWSNGEGNPLDAGRGSVRWRTLLENTLSRGGPRLYQKPAVLLDGSVHHRELLMRIFDGDKEVLAAEFMPLVLQFGMADSWDRQLITRIAALSDVWPDETLALPINIDSLLQRPFVNWLQNMLLQCTKSQRKRFLFELAEADVCQHINRLAPVFRALQAFGCRIAVDQAGLTVVSSAYIRQFPIDLIKLDPGLVRNIDRRTENQLFVQSLLEVCKSAQTQVFATGIRTHAEWQTLIGLGVSGGQGDLFAPSLPVNSNVKKYSQRYHI